The genomic segment TTGAGCTCTACTGTTTCATTTGACCATTACAAACtaaaagaatgtaaaataatatctaaaaatgttttaaatagcaCATCGTTATCATGTTGggtctttcttttattaattcagGTCCtgtgttggaagaaaaaaaaaaatcatgccataagttatttgtaaattttctgcTTTAAGGCTCTTTCCACTTTGACCCAAAACTACCTGAAAGGAGGGAAACCAAAGAGAACGACGAAAGGGGAAGCTCGAAGGTTTCCGACGGCGAGGAGAAGGAAACGAAGACCGCCAAAAAGAAGAGGAAGCTCAGAAGCGGGAGCAGCGAAGGCGACGATGAGCAGCCGGGCTCGTCAGCAAAACAGACTCCAGGTCAGAAGAAAAAGGCCAAGAAAATCCATTTCTGTAAGTCACCTCTCTGGCAGTTCACTTTTGTTGGTATGCGTGCATCGGCTCCGGGATTCGCCGTTTAATCTCTGCACGTTGCCTgttgtattgtgtgttttgaGTAGATTTTAGGTATGAGGTGCCAAGCTAAGTGCAACACTTCATTGCATAATTTAACAGGTGTAGAGCTGCAATATCCTTATCTGCATATTGATGTGGATCAGAAATCCATTTCAGAAATGGAGGAAGGACTCAAGGAGGGTAGAGCTCGATTCAGAAAAGAACAGCGTGAACGTCAAGGGAACAAAGTTGATTTCCGtactcttattttatttttccacagttATAAAGACTTTGAAAATACTGAACtcaaattccagacttttccagatAGCAAAGTAGTTTTTAACAAGCCGCAAAGTGTCAGCGGTGCAAATAAACGGGTGTCTTTTTGTGGCAGCCATGTTTAAAGTGAACTCTTTAAACATGACTAACGGTAAGCAGCaattcaggtttttgttttttttgtggaaatcaAACGTACCATTACAGCTGCTGCTTGTCCACCTGACTGCAGTGTGCTTTCACCCCTCCGCAAATGATCTATCGCTTTTGTAGTTACAGATGCAAACCGTATTTTTATGGCTATGGCTCCTTTTTTTTGTAGTCCGTGAAAGTTCCAGTTTGAAGATCAAAAATCCCAGTCCGTTGTCTTTCTTCCTCAGCGTCTCCAAGGAAGGGGGAGGCGGGTGAGATCTGGACCTGGCCCCTCTATAAGACCCAGCTGCCTGTGACCTGTGGCGAGGTGGAGGGGACGCTCATACGAGACAAGCTGGCTAAAGGTCAGACCGTGTTCATTAGCCTGTTCGATTCTCCGTGAGTCATTTATGTGAAAGAATCGAGTCGTTTTGTTTTCAGGTGAAAAGTGCATCCAGGTGGACAAACAGCGGTTCACTCCATCTGAGTTTGAGAAGTTCGCAGGGAAAGGAAGCGCCAAGAACTGGAAATTGAGCATTCGATGCAAGGACACCCCTTTGGGAAAACTTATCAAGGTTTGCCGAAACGCCGTTTTGGAGCTGTGCAATTATTTGTGGTCCGTTATGTCGGTTCACTCACATATGCAGTCGTTCCTTTAAAAGGACGGGCACCTGAAGGCAGCGGTCTACAAAAGAAGAATCAGACAGGTAAAAGCAAAACGACAACAAAGAGAGGAATCCTCATTATTTTTGACTCACTCATCCACGTCTGTGATTTGCCAGGCCAGAAAAGCCCTGTTTGTTGCCAGTCATTCAAACACAGGTAACCCTATTTCATCAAGATTCATTATTAccaatttctgcttttttttttttcttaactgaaaaCCTTCGTTTTTGTGCTGTCAGATGAAGAAGGCagtgaggatgaagaggaagcgCAGCCTTTAGCAGAGGAAGCCTCAGGTGCCGGTTTCTACACAAACACTAGCAGACAGCAAGGTGCTGATGTAATAAATATCATTTGCACCACTTTCGTCTCCCAAAGGAGAAGAAACGGAAGAACAAGGCGAGCCGACACGAGTGAGCCCGGATCATTACAAGAGCATGTTCAGAGTGACGTGTGGAGATTTAACTGGGACTTTACACAAAAGTCGCTTCGCATCAGGTGACCATGACTCAGCCGGAGAACAATAAGTGTTAAACTAAATCAATTCTGCTGTCAGACGCCGTGCGCTGACGTATGAAACGTGTCTGTTATCTTTTATTGCCTCGCTCACCCCCCCCACCAGGAAAATGTGGGAAAAGTATCCGCACCGAGGTGAGCTGGATGAGTCCGGAGGAGTTTGTGAACACGGCACTAAACCAGACAGACGCCTCCTGGAGGAAGGACATCCTGTACAAAGGGGAACCCCTCAGCGTTCTCCTGGAGGTAACCCAGAACCCCGACATGATGACGTAGATTAGATTATTGTAGCTGAAGTCTAAAATGAACTTTTCTTCTTGGTATTTTCCGTTAGTGCTTAATTTCATGGCATGGGagtcagtgcagtgggctcttcatttttgccagagctgtatatatatatacatatatatatgtatatatatacgtgtatatatatatatatatatatatatatatatatatatatatatttttatatatatttttttatatatatatatatatatatatatatatatatatatatatatatatatatatatgtatatatatcgACAATCACAATGTcctgttattttttcttacttcctTTAcacaaatgtgctttttttttttttgcttttaaaatcctCAACATATTGATGCTTCAGGTTAGAAGTTTTAATTGTGTGTTGTGAAGCTGGGGAGTAGGCAGAATCAAGTTAGGTTTGCCACAGTTTGAGTGATGTTGTTTCATGAAACTGTTCTAAGATGAAGTCTGAAATCTTTCTAAATCAGAAGCCctaaattgtaaaaacaaaagcctGAGAATTTGTCTACGTTTCTCTTTCAGGCAAAGGTCTTGATGATGCATTCGTTGCTATGCAAGTGCAAACGGTGCAAACCGAAACCTGAAGACCTGGTAAACGTGTCGCTCGTTTAGTTTTGCATTTCACAAGCTGTAAAATCACGAAATTGAATTCAATTATGAAATTAATGGCCTGACTGACTTTACAGGACGATGACAAAAATGACGACATTTGTTGCATCTGTAAAAGTGAGGGAGAGGAGGACCTGGTGGAGTGTGATAAATGTCCGAGATCATTCCACCAGAACTGCCACCTGCCTCATCTAGGCGACACAATACTGGAGTAAGAACTAACGCCTTCTCAATTTGTCTGACAGTCGTGGCATTTGGAAACAAGACTTATTTTGTCTGGTCTGTTGGGTTTATCGGGAGTTTTTCTGCAGGCCTTAGGCAGTTTTGAGAAGTATATTTGATCTGAATATTTTCCACATCTGGATAAGTAAGGGGAAGAGCGTTTGTGGTTccatattttgttattattccCTTATAGAATAGATAGAAATACATTCCTgaaacaaactgtgttttacATCGATTTGCAGTTAGAGGATGATCCTTATCTTATCTTAGGTTTACTACATCACAATTTGAGTTTTATTAGTTACATTGGCTTTTTGCTTTTCGAAACTGATGTCAGCTGAAGTTCAATTCAATTCTTTATTGCTGTAATAAATGTAACAACAATATTTCTTTCAGAGAAGTTTGTGAAAACCGTTTTCATTGCACTTTTCTGAAATACGCTAATTTTGATGCCACCGAAAAATGATATCATCCTCATGCAAAAAAACCCCGTTTCTaacaaactttttcaaaatggccgtgtttccattgagcaaatttattttcaaaatttcaatttgtgtaattttatgatCAATAGAAATGTAGCTACTGACAGTATGGGAAGAAAGTTAGATAAATacttctaatattttattagatgCAATAGAAATTCTTAATCTCATGCTGCACCATGCAGACGCTCTGTCTACGCTGATGATGGTTCACTCTCCTCCAAATGATTCGAACACAACTTGATGTTTTTCGCAATAAATTTCATTTCCTTATGTTTACAcccataaaaaatatgtttaaacatATATAATCATACTGTCATGCTATCTAAAATGAGATAGCTACAATGTGCGTAACTGTAAACGCCTTCTTTATAAATCTATAACAGCAAAAAGAACTAAACAACTACATACCTGAAGAATTATTGCAGTATTTTAAGTCAGTAACTACCTTTAGTTTTGTCGTGTTACCACTCAAGCCTGTCCAACATATCAACATTTACACTGCCGTTGTTTTGAGTTTGAAGGAAGATGATGGATCCTGTAGTCCAGTGGAGACCAGATTCTGTCCCCTCAGAGTTAGTTTTGttacatatatgttttttttttttttttttttttcagggatgACAACCAGTGGTTTTGCACATTCTGCATCTTTAAATTCAATAAGGAGTGCTGGTACCCCGACGAGCAGAGAACCGAAGTCGTCGTGTCCCATCCAATATCTAAGAAAAAGATGCTGGTGAGCATCTTTTTCTCTGCTCCAGTCAGGAAGTCTGTTCATATAAAAAGCTGTCGCTCAGACGTCCTGCTGCAACTCATCTTTCCTGTCTCTCCTGCACAGGAATGCCAGTATCTCCTCCTCTATCTATGCAGCGCTGATGAGGAGCAGATATTTGCCACCAACCCGAGTCAGTATGTAAGTGACTTCTCACGTCTTTCTGTGTCCACAGAATCAAACTTAATTGATTCAAAGTGCAGGAACTATGTCTGCTCCCGCTGAAATCACAGTGCCGATTATCATATCACTACATTACAAGGATTCTGTCGTCTTAAAATGATTGCGAACACAATTTGTGCTTGACACTCACAGCTGGAAAATTACTGCAGCGTTATTAAGACTCCGATGTGGCTGGATAAGATCGCAGACAAACTTCAGAGGAACGAATACCAGACTGTTGGAGAGTTTGTGTCTGACGTTCAGCTCATTTTCACCAACTCTGCCACATACAACAGGGTAAGCAAACGTTGGAAACATTTAGCACTTGTGCACAGAAAACCGCTCAGTATCAGGGTAATGttctctgacattttcaaaacatattgAATGTGTTAAAAAGTGATTTCTGTAGAGGGGAAATCTTGCATTGTACCATGCaatcttttccacattttattccatttgaCGTTTTAGcttaaattcacatttatagTAAGTACAGgttttgacttcttttttttttctgctatctTATAAGTAATAAACTTAACTTAAGTTGAGTTTTAAGTTAGCAAAGCTCAACATATTTAATAAGCCATCTATGTTAATGTGCATAATTTGTATAATAATCAGTCTCATAaacttatcaaaaatattttttactcttattaATCTCatcaatgaatatttt from the Gambusia affinis linkage group LG19, SWU_Gaff_1.0, whole genome shotgun sequence genome contains:
- the LOC122822245 gene encoding nuclear body protein SP140-like, whose protein sequence is MDPLDFLDHNELLSFFHCRKTEMSCMENPQTFLNQLRDHNLIPEDKYKTTIRMRSKDKMRRAVYELLDWLEKENSEHIPLFWKCVFKDVIMSRYPILKLLHNSLMDGSFHFDPKLPERRETKENDERGSSKVSDGEEKETKTAKKKRKLRSGSSEGDDEQPGSSAKQTPGQKKKAKKIHFSSPRKGEAGEIWTWPLYKTQLPVTCGEVEGTLIRDKLAKGEKCIQVDKQRFTPSEFEKFAGKGSAKNWKLSIRCKDTPLGKLIKDGHLKAAVYKRRIRQARKALFVASHSNTDEEGSEDEEEAQPLAEEASGEETEEQGEPTRVSPDHYKSMFRVTCGDLTGTLHKSRFASGKCGKSIRTEVSWMSPEEFVNTALNQTDASWRKDILYKGEPLSVLLEAKVLMMHSLLCKCKRCKPKPEDLDDDKNDDICCICKSEGEEDLVECDKCPRSFHQNCHLPHLGDTILEDDNQWFCTFCIFKFNKECWYPDEQRTEVVVSHPISKKKMLECQYLLLYLCSADEEQIFATNPSQYLENYCSVIKTPMWLDKIADKLQRNEYQTVGEFVSDVQLIFTNSATYNRNNPEYLDMGKHLQQLFDREFKKAFNIRD